A single region of the Plantactinospora soyae genome encodes:
- a CDS encoding glycoside hydrolase family protein: protein MTDTNAAPPIEPPDLARQPGRIRRHALLIGAFSLTLVVLAASGYLVLTLAGAPVRAAPLVLDQPAGVLWGQTVNRPIEVAANNVTIRRVKVRTGGGAAILIRSGVIGTLIEDTEIQCTSAGTDGVAPGGYSALRVRVNGCRQAFRQTDRLTATIVESEQDGKPYPGGELSSPIGPVPAPPDDPAADQMRDEPPYAPAAAPPTPITYWPGATNTGVPVGTVLRNSGSLSLRTAGQIVTGLNIVGCITVAAANVQILRSKITCNSPTYAIRTLAGTTNLLIQDVEINSMATNSASICCNDYTLRRGNVYNMIDGPRLSSNTRIFDSYLHSLARVPGSHNDVLQSTGGNNIIVRHNTLLSYNPVTKDPFNSCVTIGSETSPTLTNMTVEDNYCNGGNYSIGISPRLIGSNIIFRRNKYGRDFRYGVVSGFNRPGVLWDKPTNVWFDTGLPVIP, encoded by the coding sequence GTGACCGACACCAACGCCGCACCGCCGATCGAGCCACCGGATCTCGCCCGCCAGCCGGGCCGTATCCGACGTCACGCCCTGCTGATCGGAGCCTTCAGCCTCACCCTCGTCGTCCTCGCCGCCAGCGGCTACCTCGTGCTCACCCTCGCGGGCGCGCCGGTCCGGGCCGCACCGCTGGTCCTGGACCAGCCCGCCGGAGTCCTCTGGGGCCAGACCGTCAACCGGCCGATCGAGGTCGCGGCCAACAACGTCACCATCCGACGGGTGAAGGTACGCACCGGCGGCGGCGCCGCGATCCTGATCAGGTCCGGCGTCATCGGTACCCTGATCGAGGACACCGAGATCCAGTGCACCTCGGCCGGAACCGACGGGGTGGCACCGGGCGGCTATTCGGCGTTGCGGGTCCGGGTCAACGGCTGCCGCCAGGCCTTCCGGCAGACCGATCGTCTGACGGCCACCATCGTGGAGTCCGAACAGGATGGCAAGCCGTACCCGGGCGGCGAGCTGAGCAGCCCGATCGGGCCGGTTCCGGCACCACCCGACGACCCCGCCGCCGACCAGATGCGGGACGAGCCGCCGTACGCGCCCGCGGCGGCGCCACCGACTCCGATCACGTACTGGCCCGGTGCGACCAACACCGGGGTGCCGGTCGGAACGGTACTGCGCAACTCGGGCTCGCTGAGCCTGCGTACCGCCGGGCAGATCGTGACCGGGCTGAACATCGTCGGCTGCATCACCGTGGCCGCGGCGAACGTGCAGATCCTGAGGTCGAAGATCACCTGCAACAGCCCCACCTACGCGATCCGGACGTTGGCCGGGACGACCAACCTGCTGATCCAGGATGTCGAGATCAACAGCATGGCGACGAACTCCGCCTCGATCTGTTGCAACGACTACACCCTGCGGCGGGGGAACGTCTACAACATGATCGACGGGCCCCGGCTCAGCAGCAACACCCGGATCTTCGACTCGTACCTGCACAGCCTGGCCCGGGTCCCCGGCTCGCACAACGACGTACTCCAGAGCACCGGCGGCAACAACATCATCGTCCGGCACAACACGCTGCTGTCGTACAACCCGGTCACGAAGGATCCGTTCAACTCCTGCGTCACGATCGGCTCGGAGACCAGTCCCACGCTGACCAACATGACCGTCGAGGACAACTACTGCAACGGCGGAAACTACTCGATCGGGATCAGTCCCCGGCTGATCGGCTCCAACATCATCTTCCGGCGGAACAAGTACGGCCGCGACTTCCGGTACGGCGTGGTCTCCGGCTTCAATCGTCCCGGGGTGCTCTGGGACAAACCCACCAACGTCTGGTTCGACACCGGACTGCCGGTGATCCCCTGA
- a CDS encoding Coenzyme F420 hydrogenase/dehydrogenase, beta subunit C-terminal domain, with product MVRPRTVHDVASGKLCTGCGVCAYLAPDEVRMVDVLDHGRRPLPITPLRAATRAGDSGAAAGGGAAAALACCPGARLAHESARPEPGEIAELRGAWGPVRAIWEGYAADPEIRYAGSSGGVATALAGYCLTGGGMAGVLHIGARADVPYLNETRLSRTPAELLANAGSRYAPASPCDRLDLIETAGAPCVFVGKPCDVAAVRMARQVRPELDRRLGLTIAIFCAGTPTTRGTLEMLTRLGVPDPARLESVHYRGAGWPGQARARLTDDPPGRQRELSYAESWGDILQKHRQWRCYLCADHTGEFADVAVGDPWYRPTGDDPGQSLVLARTERGVRLVEAAIAAGVLVLTPVAAGILPASQPNLLRARGAVWGRLTTLRLAGLMAPRLRHLPMAGIWWRHLSIGEKLRSTIGTLRRIGRKRLREPAALDPYRPPAQVRSGTAAEPAGRPPE from the coding sequence ATGGTCCGGCCCCGGACCGTGCACGACGTCGCGTCCGGCAAGCTCTGCACAGGGTGCGGGGTCTGCGCCTACCTGGCCCCGGACGAGGTGCGGATGGTCGACGTACTCGATCACGGCCGACGGCCGCTGCCGATCACGCCGCTGCGCGCCGCGACCCGGGCCGGTGACTCTGGCGCGGCGGCCGGAGGCGGCGCGGCAGCGGCGCTGGCCTGCTGCCCCGGGGCCCGGCTGGCGCACGAGAGCGCCCGGCCGGAACCCGGCGAAATCGCCGAGCTGCGGGGCGCCTGGGGCCCGGTCCGGGCGATCTGGGAGGGGTACGCCGCCGATCCGGAGATCCGGTACGCCGGCTCCAGCGGCGGGGTGGCGACCGCACTGGCCGGGTACTGCCTGACCGGCGGGGGCATGGCCGGGGTGCTGCACATCGGTGCGCGGGCCGACGTGCCGTACCTGAACGAGACCCGGCTGTCCCGGACCCCGGCCGAGCTGCTGGCGAACGCCGGTTCGCGGTACGCGCCGGCCAGCCCCTGCGACCGGCTGGACCTGATCGAGACGGCCGGGGCGCCGTGTGTCTTCGTCGGCAAGCCCTGCGACGTCGCGGCGGTACGGATGGCCCGGCAGGTCCGGCCGGAACTCGACCGCCGGCTCGGCCTCACCATCGCGATCTTCTGCGCCGGCACCCCGACCACCCGGGGCACGCTGGAGATGCTGACCCGGCTCGGCGTCCCGGACCCGGCGCGGCTGGAGTCGGTGCACTATCGCGGTGCCGGCTGGCCCGGCCAGGCGCGGGCCCGGCTGACCGACGACCCGCCGGGCCGGCAGCGGGAACTCAGCTATGCCGAGTCCTGGGGCGACATCCTGCAGAAGCACCGGCAGTGGCGCTGCTACCTCTGCGCCGACCACACGGGTGAGTTCGCCGACGTCGCGGTCGGCGATCCGTGGTACCGGCCGACCGGCGACGACCCGGGGCAGTCGCTGGTGCTGGCCCGCACCGAGCGGGGCGTACGGCTGGTCGAGGCCGCCATCGCGGCGGGTGTGCTGGTACTGACCCCGGTGGCCGCCGGGATCCTGCCCGCGTCGCAGCCGAACCTTCTCCGGGCCAGGGGAGCGGTGTGGGGACGGCTGACGACGCTGCGGCTGGCCGGTCTGATGGCGCCCCGGCTCCGGCACCTGCCGATGGCCGGCATCTGGTGGCGGCACCTGTCGATCGGCGAGAAGCTGCGGTCGACGATCGGCACACTGCGCCGGATCGGGCGCAAGCGGCTGCGTGAACCGGCCGCGCTGGACCCGTACCGGCCACCGGCGCAGGTCAGGTCCGGGACCGCCGCCGAACCAGCCGGCCGACCGCCGGAGTAG